In Bacteriovorax stolpii, a single genomic region encodes these proteins:
- a CDS encoding acetyl-CoA hydrolase/transferase family protein — protein MKNLVFLFVLLFSLNTYADPCMDLVKALIAKKKDMPSLEHTSELVKRLKNFADENALPYQILEVGPSNRKVQKLFVGLDATDEALVERYLKEFNLEDTKKPTLALEFGFEVPDEYVSGVLRTSSDPDAPIYRWGEQDIPRREWVRDWMIQGGGDYKGKTDHPERLKNPVWGYSHLIQLSPDEGKNVKVFLKKPGERGPCKSDNCIAWTTGIELGVTKKTATDEERKYLFNELGVSRSSAHYEIGRRLMHAANERHSGVVVFLNGQKGLTAFNKTLPKFLPPEPQIPYTNIIKGLGHDPNGELMTALKVVPDGSRIFFPIAAGASPEAMSALIQKAAGLKKGFDISILVNGINESTLRQGAELADGKIRFNSFFVGSNMRKLHGEGKVKYIPGYLSDFPRFIRDPNMKDFKYDAIVVRVSPADKNGNHSLGPNHDMIHAILEGNPKVKIIAEINENIPFTTGDNIIHKSKIAGSFKSTAKLAGPPVVPLTDVEKKIGLYLGKLIDSDSTLQIGIGNIFGGIADGLQKAKKKNLFISSEMFGDSLKDIMERGIAAKAETGFAYGSDDLYKWLHKNKAVKFVSTEVVNSPANVQNKEKFHAVNTALQVRLTGDVNAEMGPEGRLSSPGGQVEFMSGAARSIGGKSIIAIRSTAKKGEMSSIVLDLYDGHVTTPAESVQFVVTEYGVATLRGKTTSERAIELINVAHPKFREELRDEAIERNIISPADANDIKLDVPEIADHPVIMQGRAIASEKPGLLESISAWFSSIFLNISTLHLPR, from the coding sequence ATGAAAAACTTAGTTTTTTTATTCGTTCTTCTTTTTTCTCTTAACACCTACGCCGATCCTTGTATGGATCTGGTTAAGGCGTTAATTGCCAAGAAAAAAGATATGCCGTCGCTGGAACACACCAGTGAACTGGTGAAGCGTTTAAAAAACTTTGCTGATGAAAACGCGCTTCCTTACCAAATCCTGGAAGTCGGGCCCAGCAATCGTAAAGTGCAAAAACTCTTCGTCGGTCTGGATGCGACCGACGAAGCTTTAGTTGAGCGCTACCTAAAAGAATTTAATCTCGAGGACACTAAAAAACCAACACTCGCACTAGAGTTTGGTTTTGAAGTTCCAGATGAGTATGTTTCCGGTGTCCTTAGGACATCATCAGATCCAGACGCACCTATTTACCGTTGGGGTGAACAAGACATTCCACGACGTGAATGGGTCCGCGATTGGATGATCCAGGGTGGTGGTGATTACAAAGGTAAAACTGATCACCCTGAACGCTTAAAAAATCCCGTTTGGGGTTACTCGCACTTAATTCAGCTCTCCCCTGATGAAGGAAAGAACGTTAAAGTCTTCCTGAAAAAACCAGGAGAGCGCGGGCCATGTAAATCAGACAACTGTATTGCCTGGACGACTGGGATTGAACTAGGAGTCACGAAAAAAACCGCGACTGATGAAGAGCGCAAGTATCTCTTTAATGAGCTGGGTGTTTCACGCTCCTCTGCTCACTATGAAATTGGCCGCCGTCTTATGCACGCTGCAAACGAAAGACACTCAGGTGTCGTTGTTTTCTTAAACGGACAAAAAGGTCTAACCGCTTTCAATAAGACACTGCCAAAGTTTCTTCCACCGGAACCACAGATCCCCTATACTAACATCATCAAAGGTCTGGGGCACGATCCAAACGGTGAATTGATGACAGCGCTAAAAGTTGTCCCTGATGGAAGCAGGATTTTCTTTCCGATTGCGGCCGGAGCTTCTCCAGAAGCGATGAGTGCGCTTATTCAAAAAGCGGCCGGGCTAAAAAAAGGTTTCGACATTTCTATTTTAGTTAACGGGATTAACGAATCAACACTTCGTCAGGGAGCTGAGCTTGCTGACGGAAAAATCCGCTTCAACTCTTTTTTCGTTGGCTCAAATATGAGAAAGCTTCACGGAGAAGGAAAAGTTAAATACATCCCGGGATACTTAAGTGACTTCCCTCGTTTTATCCGCGACCCAAATATGAAAGACTTTAAGTACGACGCCATCGTCGTGCGCGTCTCTCCTGCTGATAAAAACGGAAACCACTCTCTTGGGCCTAACCACGATATGATCCACGCGATCTTAGAAGGAAACCCGAAAGTAAAAATCATTGCTGAAATCAATGAGAACATTCCTTTTACGACCGGTGATAACATTATCCATAAAAGTAAAATCGCCGGAAGTTTCAAAAGTACTGCGAAACTCGCTGGCCCTCCGGTTGTTCCTTTAACTGATGTAGAAAAGAAGATCGGTCTTTATTTAGGAAAACTTATCGACAGCGACTCCACCCTGCAAATCGGTATCGGAAATATCTTCGGTGGGATTGCTGACGGATTACAAAAAGCTAAAAAGAAAAATCTTTTTATCTCCAGTGAGATGTTTGGAGATAGCTTAAAAGACATTATGGAACGAGGGATTGCCGCCAAAGCGGAAACCGGATTTGCTTATGGTTCAGATGATCTCTATAAATGGCTGCACAAAAATAAAGCGGTGAAGTTTGTTTCCACTGAAGTGGTGAACTCTCCGGCCAATGTTCAAAATAAAGAGAAATTCCATGCGGTGAACACTGCCCTACAAGTTCGTTTAACCGGGGATGTAAACGCAGAGATGGGGCCTGAAGGTCGCCTTTCAAGTCCAGGTGGACAAGTTGAATTCATGTCTGGCGCTGCCCGCAGTATCGGTGGGAAATCAATTATCGCCATTAGATCAACGGCCAAAAAAGGCGAAATGTCTTCGATCGTTTTAGATTTATATGATGGTCACGTGACAACCCCGGCCGAAAGCGTTCAGTTCGTTGTTACTGAATACGGTGTCGCCACGCTTAGAGGAAAAACCACTAGCGAGCGCGCCATTGAACTCATCAACGTCGCTCACCCAAAATTCAGAGAAGAGCTTCGCGATGAGGCCATTGAGAGAAACATTATCTCCCCTGCTGATGCCAATGATATTAAACTTGATGTGCCGGAAATTGCTGATCACCCAGTGATCATGCAGGGACGAGCTATTGCGAGTGAGAAACCAGGCCTTCTTGAAAGCATCAGTGCCTGGTTCTCGTCAATTTTTCTTAATATCTCCACACTGCACTTGCCCAGGTAA
- a CDS encoding 3-oxoacyl-ACP synthase III family protein, protein MKYRSEITGVGSYVPPKVYTNFDLEKMMDTSDEWIQQRTGIVERRWVDADVSTSDLAVHASLEAIKNAGLDKKDIDMIIFATLSPDHDFPGTGCFLQAKLDLPEIAVLDIRQQCTGFIYGLSIADKFILSGSHKNILVVGAEVHSKGLDKTPNGRNVAVLFGDGAGAVVVSRKDLTNDKTDSRIMTTHLYADGAYAKELWIPAPGNALGKDRINHHMLEEGQHFPQMNGKTVFVHATKRMAECLVHSCKEAGVTLNDVDVFLFHQANLRINSKVAEMLNIPESKVFNTIQSYGNTTAATIPLGMNDAIKAGVLKKGMLVASAAFGSGFTWASAVWRY, encoded by the coding sequence ATGAAATATAGAAGTGAAATCACGGGTGTCGGCTCTTACGTTCCGCCAAAAGTTTACACGAACTTTGATTTGGAAAAAATGATGGACACATCAGACGAATGGATTCAGCAAAGAACGGGGATTGTAGAGCGCCGTTGGGTTGATGCGGATGTTTCTACATCGGATCTTGCAGTTCACGCGAGCCTTGAGGCCATTAAGAATGCTGGTCTTGATAAAAAAGACATCGATATGATTATCTTCGCCACTCTAAGCCCTGATCATGATTTCCCGGGGACAGGGTGTTTTCTTCAAGCAAAACTAGACCTGCCTGAGATTGCTGTGCTCGATATTCGCCAGCAGTGCACCGGTTTTATTTACGGCCTAAGTATCGCTGATAAATTTATCCTAAGTGGATCACACAAAAATATTTTAGTTGTTGGGGCAGAAGTTCACTCCAAGGGACTTGATAAAACTCCTAACGGCAGAAACGTTGCGGTTTTATTCGGTGACGGGGCAGGAGCAGTTGTTGTTTCAAGAAAAGACCTGACTAATGACAAAACAGACTCGCGCATTATGACCACGCATTTATATGCTGATGGAGCTTACGCAAAAGAACTTTGGATTCCAGCTCCTGGAAATGCTCTTGGAAAAGATAGAATTAATCACCATATGCTGGAAGAAGGTCAACACTTCCCTCAAATGAATGGTAAGACCGTTTTCGTTCATGCAACAAAGAGAATGGCAGAGTGTTTAGTGCATTCTTGTAAAGAAGCGGGTGTGACATTAAACGATGTCGATGTTTTCCTTTTTCATCAGGCCAACCTGAGAATCAATTCAAAAGTAGCAGAGATGCTCAATATCCCGGAGTCGAAAGTTTTTAATACGATTCAAAGCTACGGGAATACAACTGCAGCGACTATCCCATTGGGAATGAATGATGCAATTAAAGCAGGTGTCCTGAAAAAAGGAATGCTTGTGGCCAGCGCCGCTTTTGGTTCAGGGTTTACCTGGGCAAGTGCAGTGTGGAGATATTAA
- a CDS encoding endonuclease I family protein: MKTMLALPLVLWAINATASVSYYPESTVAKFTNQKTSQTDLRNEIFNLSEKIHIKNEGTSDTLSDSCPDESDCSEQRKDMTYQEARELMFGDLFLVTHGNKKYSVKEVYCNIEVDQTQGVGPGKIPNPNVINCEHTWPQSKFSKQFPSELQKTDLHHLFPVDMKANSTRSNNPFAEVDGKATHSNCQDSMIGNAIGTSIRSFEPPIEHRGNVARALYYFSTRYKMNIDATQAKYLKKWNAEDPVDEAEMKRNEKIMQLQGNRNPFVDYPELVNRL; the protein is encoded by the coding sequence ATGAAGACGATGCTAGCGCTCCCGCTTGTTCTTTGGGCCATTAATGCTACTGCAAGTGTAAGCTATTATCCCGAGTCAACTGTTGCGAAGTTTACTAATCAGAAAACTTCTCAAACTGATCTGCGCAATGAAATTTTTAATCTGTCTGAAAAAATTCACATCAAGAATGAAGGCACAAGTGACACTTTAAGTGACTCTTGTCCTGATGAAAGTGATTGCAGTGAACAAAGAAAAGACATGACTTATCAAGAGGCCAGAGAACTGATGTTCGGCGATCTTTTTTTAGTCACTCATGGAAATAAAAAATACTCGGTTAAAGAAGTCTACTGCAACATCGAAGTTGACCAGACTCAAGGTGTAGGTCCGGGAAAAATCCCTAATCCCAATGTAATTAATTGTGAACACACCTGGCCTCAGAGTAAGTTCTCTAAACAATTTCCTTCAGAGCTTCAAAAGACCGACCTGCACCATCTATTTCCAGTGGACATGAAGGCCAACTCAACAAGAAGCAACAACCCTTTTGCTGAAGTTGATGGAAAGGCCACTCATAGCAATTGCCAGGACTCAATGATCGGAAATGCGATCGGTACAAGTATCAGATCGTTTGAGCCGCCTATTGAACACCGTGGAAATGTAGCGAGAGCTCTTTATTATTTCTCTACAAGATATAAAATGAATATTGATGCCACTCAGGCAAAATACTTAAAAAAATGGAATGCAGAAGATCCGGTGGATGAAGCTGAGATGAAGCGCAATGAAAAGATCATGCAGCTTCAGGGAAACAGAAACCCGTTCGTCGATTACCCGGAACTTGTTAATCGCTTGTAA
- a CDS encoding tRNA-uridine aminocarboxypropyltransferase, with protein sequence MMEQYNLDYSFTSESRAFCQQCDFLKSRCLCDTLKTIPNNIHLIVLQHPSETKHPLNTVRIMKKSFKEMTVMVGEDFTNDLKLNTLLCDPKNRCALLYPGQDAKVLESTPATNEVITHLLLIDGTWRKAKKIYLSSPNLQKLPAIKLAPEEKSDYRIRKAPAENALSTLEASVEALKILEPKLDTASAVASFQKMIDLQIQKMGRVVYQTNYLDKKKE encoded by the coding sequence ATGATGGAACAATACAATTTAGATTACTCTTTTACGAGCGAAAGCCGTGCCTTTTGTCAGCAGTGTGATTTCTTAAAATCGCGTTGCCTATGTGACACTTTAAAAACGATTCCGAACAATATTCACTTAATCGTGCTTCAGCACCCGAGTGAAACCAAGCACCCGCTCAACACTGTTCGCATTATGAAGAAAAGTTTTAAAGAGATGACTGTGATGGTGGGAGAAGACTTCACTAATGATTTAAAGCTCAACACACTTCTTTGTGACCCGAAAAATAGGTGCGCTCTTCTCTATCCAGGTCAAGATGCAAAAGTCCTGGAGTCAACACCTGCAACTAATGAAGTCATCACTCACCTTTTACTGATTGATGGGACGTGGAGAAAAGCTAAAAAGATTTATCTCTCTTCACCTAATTTGCAAAAACTCCCGGCCATTAAGTTAGCTCCGGAAGAAAAATCAGATTACAGAATCAGAAAGGCTCCGGCGGAAAATGCTCTTTCAACACTAGAAGCAAGTGTTGAAGCTTTAAAAATACTAGAACCAAAACTAGATACAGCTTCGGCCGTCGCTTCATTTCAAAAGATGATTGACCTACAGATTCAGAAAATGGGCCGAGTGGTTTATCAGACCAATTATTTAGACAAAAAAAAGGAGTAA
- a CDS encoding high-potential iron-sulfur protein codes for MEDKNLNRRSFFGMVLAAATIVPFAFKSVKAQAAGCPTTPPAGKQVAKVGEGMAKSLEYVEDGKTSTNAKHKPGQNCGNCKYYNEKKAEGGYAPCTMMGMKYVTNCGWCKSYLAK; via the coding sequence ATGGAAGACAAAAACCTAAATCGTCGTTCGTTTTTCGGAATGGTGCTTGCTGCGGCCACTATCGTTCCTTTCGCCTTCAAGAGTGTTAAAGCTCAAGCTGCTGGATGCCCGACAACTCCTCCTGCTGGAAAGCAAGTAGCGAAAGTTGGAGAGGGAATGGCAAAGAGTTTAGAGTATGTTGAAGATGGAAAAACTTCGACAAACGCAAAACACAAGCCAGGACAAAATTGTGGAAACTGTAAGTACTACAATGAGAAAAAAGCAGAAGGCGGATACGCTCCATGTACAATGATGGGGATGAAGTACGTAACAAACTGTGGATGGTGTAAGTCTTATCTAGCGAAATAA
- the apaG gene encoding Co2+/Mg2+ efflux protein ApaG, which produces MEQINPIEPNEYYFETTQDILIEVYPHYVPERSSPENNQYFYAYKIKITNNGEVACRVIHRHWKIKDGNGKTYDVQGSGVVGEQPMLKSGESFEYTSFCPLHSPYGNMRGKYQMIDEFGNRFWVTVPVFFFRPPRNLNEEGETVIQ; this is translated from the coding sequence ATGGAACAGATTAATCCAATTGAACCCAATGAATATTATTTTGAGACAACTCAAGATATTTTAATCGAAGTCTACCCTCATTACGTTCCTGAGCGCTCATCCCCAGAGAACAATCAGTACTTTTACGCTTATAAAATCAAAATCACGAACAACGGTGAAGTCGCTTGTCGCGTTATCCACCGCCACTGGAAGATCAAAGACGGAAACGGAAAAACGTATGACGTTCAAGGATCAGGTGTTGTTGGTGAGCAGCCAATGCTTAAATCAGGTGAATCTTTCGAATACACAAGCTTCTGTCCACTTCACTCTCCTTATGGGAATATGCGTGGGAAATACCAGATGATCGATGAATTCGGAAACCGCTTCTGGGTGACAGTTCCTGTTTTCTTCTTCAGACCTCCTCGCAACTTAAATGAAGAAGGCGAAACCGTTATTCAATAA
- a CDS encoding substrate-binding periplasmic protein: MKRLLVLATLLTTLFSLSAFADLDAVVKAKKLKVAVDTTYPPMEFEATDGKIIGLDVDLARELAKILKVEAEFIVMPWDGILAGLQSNRYDIIMSSMNITPERSAAVNFVPYISMGQVFVVKQTGAAVTKDTELAGKTVAVQVDTTSFTAVEAIQKKGVKIKAIKTFPGATETFSALKANQADVIVTDEAVGRYYTGLDAKTFKVSGNALKPEPIGIAVRKADPKLLKVLEEAVKTIKANGTYSRIYKQWLKTEPTL; this comes from the coding sequence ATGAAACGTCTTTTGGTTTTAGCTACACTTCTTACAACTCTTTTTTCACTTTCTGCCTTCGCTGATTTAGATGCAGTCGTTAAGGCAAAAAAACTTAAAGTGGCCGTGGACACGACTTATCCTCCAATGGAGTTTGAAGCGACAGATGGCAAGATCATCGGTCTGGATGTGGACCTGGCACGCGAACTGGCAAAAATTTTAAAAGTTGAAGCAGAATTTATCGTTATGCCATGGGATGGAATCCTTGCAGGACTTCAGTCAAACCGCTACGACATCATTATGTCATCAATGAACATCACCCCAGAGAGATCTGCTGCGGTAAACTTTGTTCCTTATATTTCAATGGGACAAGTTTTTGTTGTTAAGCAAACAGGAGCTGCGGTTACTAAAGATACTGAACTGGCCGGAAAAACAGTAGCGGTTCAAGTAGACACGACTTCTTTCACTGCGGTTGAGGCGATCCAAAAGAAAGGTGTAAAGATCAAGGCCATCAAAACATTCCCAGGTGCAACTGAAACCTTCAGTGCCCTTAAAGCAAACCAGGCCGATGTTATCGTGACAGATGAAGCTGTTGGAAGATACTACACTGGTCTTGATGCTAAAACGTTTAAAGTTTCAGGAAATGCGCTTAAGCCAGAGCCAATCGGAATCGCCGTAAGAAAAGCTGATCCAAAACTTTTAAAAGTACTGGAAGAAGCTGTGAAGACAATCAAAGCAAACGGCACTTACTCACGCATTTATAAGCAGTGGCTAAAAACTGAACCTACACTATAA
- a CDS encoding amino acid ABC transporter permease: MEFELGFWAFSKTIVLPRLAEGMVITLKLTFISGIFGLMLGMILALMRISSFKVLNWFSVAYVTLFRGTPLLLQILFIYFALPTIFSNYGIDMVIDSFPAGILALSLNSAAYLAEIFRAGILSIPKGQSEAARALGLSRHQTMYKIIIPQTYRRIIPPVVNELSALTKETSLVSVISLGELLYVTQRVGAKYLRVWEVYVWAALGYLIIVMVLSFIASRVENRLLQKGGV; encoded by the coding sequence ATGGAATTTGAATTAGGTTTTTGGGCATTCTCTAAAACAATCGTCCTTCCGCGTCTGGCGGAAGGAATGGTCATCACTCTCAAGCTCACTTTTATCAGTGGGATTTTTGGACTTATGCTGGGGATGATTCTCGCACTGATGAGAATCTCTTCATTTAAAGTTTTAAATTGGTTTTCTGTGGCCTACGTCACTCTCTTTAGAGGGACACCACTTCTGCTGCAGATTCTTTTTATCTACTTTGCTCTTCCTACTATTTTTTCTAATTACGGAATTGATATGGTTATCGATTCTTTTCCTGCTGGTATCCTGGCCCTTTCACTTAATAGTGCTGCTTATTTGGCAGAAATTTTTCGCGCCGGAATTCTCTCTATTCCTAAAGGTCAGAGTGAAGCGGCCAGAGCTCTGGGGCTTTCGCGCCATCAGACCATGTATAAAATTATTATCCCACAGACCTATAGAAGAATTATTCCACCGGTCGTGAATGAACTTTCTGCTCTGACAAAGGAGACATCGCTGGTTTCAGTTATCTCTCTTGGAGAACTTCTCTATGTCACCCAACGTGTGGGAGCTAAATACCTCCGCGTATGGGAAGTATATGTCTGGGCAGCTCTAGGGTATTTAATCATCGTTATGGTTCTAAGTTTTATTGCTTCCCGTGTGGAAAACCGCCTGCTGCAAAAAGGAGGCGTGTAA
- a CDS encoding amino acid ABC transporter ATP-binding protein: protein MKSNEVILKISNIKKVFGHNEVLKDISTDITKGEVVVIIGPSGSGKSTFLRCLNYLELPTSGEINFKGQIIEHNTKEHVLDLYRTKIGMVFQSFNLFPHLTVLENITLAPTQVLKVSKDEAQTRALDLLQSVGLQEKAHAYPRDLSGGQQQRVAIARALAMKPDVMLFDEATSALDPELVGEVLKVMKDLAHTGMTMVVVTHEMGFAREVADRVIFMDKGVIVEQGTPQDVFGNPKEKRTIDFLKKL, encoded by the coding sequence ATGAAATCCAATGAAGTGATTTTAAAAATCTCCAACATTAAAAAAGTTTTCGGACACAATGAAGTCCTAAAAGATATTTCAACTGACATCACTAAAGGTGAAGTGGTGGTGATTATCGGGCCATCAGGCTCGGGAAAATCAACTTTTCTTCGCTGTTTAAATTACCTTGAGCTGCCAACCAGCGGTGAAATTAATTTCAAAGGTCAGATCATTGAACACAACACCAAAGAGCATGTGCTGGATCTTTACCGCACGAAAATCGGAATGGTGTTTCAGAGCTTTAATCTCTTCCCGCATTTAACAGTGCTGGAAAATATCACCCTTGCTCCCACGCAGGTGCTTAAAGTTTCAAAAGATGAAGCGCAAACGCGCGCTCTGGATCTTCTTCAAAGTGTAGGTCTACAGGAAAAAGCTCACGCCTATCCAAGAGATCTCTCTGGTGGACAACAGCAACGCGTGGCCATCGCCAGAGCGCTTGCGATGAAGCCAGATGTGATGCTTTTTGATGAAGCCACTAGCGCCCTTGACCCTGAACTTGTTGGTGAAGTTCTCAAAGTAATGAAAGACCTCGCTCACACTGGTATGACGATGGTTGTGGTCACTCACGAAATGGGATTTGCCCGCGAAGTGGCCGACCGAGTGATTTTCATGGATAAGGGAGTAATAGTTGAGCAAGGCACTCCACAAGACGTTTTTGGAAACCCGAAAGAGAAAAGAACTATCGATTTCTTAAAGAAATTGTAA
- a CDS encoding UDP-glucuronic acid decarboxylase family protein, translating into MEGKTVLVAGAAGFVPSTLCEHYLNLGAKVIGLDNFITGSESNIELLSKSKNFEFHKHNIYESLPDFKSQKIDYILSMASPASPIDFGLIPLEIMRVNSEGTLKLLELAKEKNARFLEASTSEVYGDPEIHPQTEDYVGHVNPIGPRSCYDESKRFAEALTMSFHTKYKVDTRIVRIFNTYGPRMRPNDGRVIPNFITQAMRGEDLTVYGDGTQTRSYCYSTDLVQAIHNVLMSDDVTPFNCGNPDEYTVKETAELVIKILGSKSKIKYLPLPKDDPKRRRPNIGKLQSISDYKPVVKFEDGIKATAEYFKTLL; encoded by the coding sequence ATGGAAGGAAAGACAGTTCTAGTTGCTGGAGCAGCAGGATTTGTTCCTTCAACTCTTTGTGAACACTATTTAAATCTGGGGGCCAAAGTTATTGGTCTGGATAACTTCATTACTGGATCGGAATCAAATATTGAGCTTCTTTCAAAAAGCAAAAACTTTGAATTCCATAAACACAACATTTACGAATCTCTTCCGGATTTTAAATCACAGAAGATCGATTATATTCTTTCAATGGCCTCTCCAGCTTCACCAATTGACTTTGGTTTAATCCCACTGGAAATCATGCGTGTAAACTCAGAAGGAACTCTCAAACTTCTGGAACTGGCAAAAGAAAAGAACGCTCGTTTCTTGGAAGCTTCGACATCTGAAGTTTACGGAGACCCGGAAATTCACCCACAAACAGAGGACTACGTAGGGCACGTTAACCCGATTGGACCTCGTTCTTGTTATGACGAATCAAAGCGTTTTGCCGAAGCTCTCACAATGAGCTTTCATACGAAATACAAAGTAGACACGAGAATCGTGCGTATCTTTAACACATACGGACCGCGTATGCGTCCAAACGATGGACGTGTTATCCCGAATTTTATCACGCAAGCGATGAGAGGGGAGGATTTGACTGTTTATGGTGACGGAACACAAACTCGTTCTTACTGTTACTCTACTGACCTAGTTCAGGCGATTCACAATGTATTAATGAGCGATGACGTCACTCCGTTTAACTGCGGTAACCCTGATGAGTACACAGTTAAGGAAACGGCAGAGCTAGTAATTAAAATTTTAGGAAGCAAATCAAAGATCAAGTATCTTCCACTTCCAAAAGATGATCCAAAAAGAAGAAGACCAAATATCGGCAAACTTCAAAGCATCTCTGATTACAAACCAGTGGTGAAATTTGAAGACGGTATCAAAGCGACAGCGGAGTATTTTAAAACTTTACTATGA